A stretch of DNA from Sphingomonas ginsenosidivorax:
TTCGCCGCGACGATTGCCTATGCGCTTCCCCAAGGCTCGCGGACGCTGGTGGATCGGATCGCGGAGCCGAGCCCCAACGGCAACGACACGCTCGACCGGATGCACGTCCATTTCGGTCCGGGCGCCAGAGTTCCGGAGGCGTTCGCGGCCTTCATGGCGTCTTTCGCCGAGACGCTCGCGACCGACCCGGCGCTACTGCGCGTTCGGCTGCATCTGCCGGACGCCTATGACAATGCCGCTCCTGCACCGCCTGCGCCGGATGTCGCCCATACCGTGCCGCCTGAACGCGAACGGCTGGCGATCCTGGACCTGACCTTCGCCACGCCACTCACACGGCGGCGCTTCTTCGCGTCGGACAGCTTTTCCCGCACTATCGACGAGCAGAAGCAGCGTATCGGCCATGTCACCGCCTTCGCGGTCAGCGGGATGTACACCTACGTCCGCGACAAGGAGCTGACGCTTGCGGGTCTGAGGGGAAGTCGGCCGGCGCAGCTCATCGAGCAGCTGGGCGCGGTCAACCAGACAGCGGAGGATGTTCGTCACCTGATGCTGACAGGCACGCTCGATTGAAAGCGGGGTCGTAAGAGCGCATTCCAAGAGAATGACGGGGCTCTCCTGTTCAGCGCTCATCCCGTCTCGGACATCGACGAGCGGTCGGCCGCCCCCGGCTTCAGCCCGTTGTTCCCTCGCAGATAAAGGCGCGAGTAGCGTACACAGCCATCGTACGAAATGCGGCATTCGACCAGCAGACAGTCAGCCGAGACTCCATGTCTGCGGAGGATACCGACTGCGGATGTGTCGCCAACGATACCGTCAGGAACTGGTAGCTGCGTCTTGCAGTAATCCCTGTTCCAGAACCTGCCAGCGCTGGCGGAAAATCCGGCGTTGGTCGTCGACCGACGGATAGCCGTGCAGCGGCAGCGATGCCGCGTCGTTGACGAGCAGGTCGAACAGGATCTCCCGGAGCTCCTCGGTCGGCAACGCCGGCAACGCGCCGTCCGCCTTCGCCGCGTCGACCAGCATGTCGACCGGCGCGACATAGCGTGCGCGCACATCGGCGAGCGCCCGACGCACGGCGTCTTCCCGCAACGCCGTGAGCGCCAGCCGCTGCAGCGCGAGCATCCGCTCGGCCCCGATCCGCTCCCGATAGGCCCACATCAGCGCCTTGATGTCGGCAACCGGGTCGGCCGCGATCGGCGGCACCGGGATGTCGGCGTGCAATTGCGCGGCTTGACGCTGGATCACCGCAGCCAGTAACTCGCCCTTGCCGGGGAAGCGTCGGTACAGCGACATCTTCGTGATGCCGGCAGCGGCCGCGACCCTGTCCATCCGGGCGGCCTCGAACCCCTGCGCGCTGAAGATCTCGAACGCGGCGTCGATCAGGCGCTCGTCGATGACACGCCGTTCGGCCTCGCTCGGGCGGCCTTGCCTGCGCTTCGGGTCCGCCTGCGCCAGCGTCGATCGGTCGTCCATCATAACGGATGAATACACGCCACGTCATGAACAATCGACTTCGCGATGGAACTAAAGATACTGCTCGTATCTTTAATAGTTAAATCCCTGCCGGAGATCGTCATGCCTGCCAAGGTCCGCCTCGCTGTGTCGTGCGCCGTATTATCGTCGTTGTCGCCGCACGTCGCTGTTGCGCAGCCCCAAAGCGATTCGCATGAAACAGAGGGTACGCCGGACGCGCGCGCCGCTAGGACGGTCGCGCAGATGACGCAGGACGAGAAGTTCGCGTGGATCTCCGGCCCGATGGCGATCCCGATCGGCGACACGAAGAAGCCCGAAGGCGCGCTCGGCTCGGCGGCCTATTACCCCGCCATCCCGCGCCTTGGCATCCCCGCGCAGCAGCAGAGCGACGCCAGCCTGGGTGTCGGCAACCTCGGTGGCGTCCGCCCCGGCGACAACGCGACCGCGCTGCCCTCCTCGCTGCTGCTCGGCGCCGCGTTCGATCCCGAGGGTGCGCGCGAAACGGGTGCGCTGGTCGGGCAGGAGGCGCGCGCCAAGGGCTTCACCGTCCAGCTCGCCGGCGGCGCAAACCTGATCCGCGAGCCGCGTGGCGGCCGCAACTTCGAATATGTCTCCGAGGATCCGCTGCTGACGGGGATCATCGCGGGCAATTCGGTCGCCGGCATCCAGTCGCAGGGCGTCGTCGCCACCGTCAAGCATTTCGCGGTCAACGCGCAGGAGACCGGCCGCGTCCTGGTCAGCTCCGACCTGTCGCCCGCCGCCATGCACGAGTCCGACCTACTCGCGTTCAAGATCGCGATCGAGATCGGCCAGCCGGGAGCGGTGATGCCGGGCTACAACCTCGTGAACGGCCACTGGGCGTCGGAGAACGCCTATCTCATCAACACCGTCCTCAAGGGCGAGTGGCGCTATCCGGGATGGGTGATGTCCGATTGGGGCGCGGTCCATTCGACGGTCAAGGCGGCGCTCGCGGGTCTCGACGTGCAGTCGGGGGCCAACCTCGATCCCGATCCCTATTTCGGCGCGCCGCTGCAGGCCGCGGTCGCCGCGGGCAAAGTCCCGCAGACCCGGATCGACGACATGGTGCGCCGGCAGTTGCGCAGCCTCTATGCGGTCGGCGTCATCGACAATCCGCCGCAGCCCGGCGCGCCGATCGACTATATGGCGCACCGTCTGGTCGCGCAGCGGGCGGCCGAGCGCGGGCTCGTGCTGCTCAAGAACGAAGGCGACGCGCTGCCGCTCGCCAAGGGGGCGAAGCGCATCCTCGTCATCGGCCGCCGCGCCGATGTTGGCGTGCTCGCGGGCGGGGGCTCGTCAGCGGTGACCCCGGTCGGCAGCCTCGAAACCGAGGGCATGTCGTTCATGGGCACGGAGATGAAGAAGGTCTATCACCCTTCCTCGCCACTGAACGCGATCCGTGCAGAGGCCAATGCGGCGCAGGTCGACTTCCTCGACGGGACCGATCGCTCCGCCGCGATCACCGCGGCGCGCAAGGCCGATATCGTCGTCATTTTTGCCGAGGAATGGCGGTCGGAAGGGCTCGACATGCAGGGGCTCGGCCTACCCGACGATCAGGACGCGCTAATCGACGGCGTGGCGGGCGCCAATGCGAAGACGATCGTCGTGCTGGAGTCCGGCGGCCCGGTGGCGATGCCGTGGCTCGCCAACGTCCCCGCGGTCATCGCCGCCTTCTATCCTGGATCAGGCGGCGGCGAGGCGATTGCAGGGGTGCTGTTCGGTCGGGTCAATCCGTCGGGGCATCTGCCCATAACGTTCCCGGCAAGCGTCGCGCAGCTACCGCATCCCGACCAGCGCGATCCTGAAACGACGACGTCGAACCCCGGTCTGAAACCCAAAGGCGGCGTGTTCCATGTCGACTATGATGTCGAAGGGTCCGACGTCGGCTATCGCTGGTATGCGAGGCAGGGTCTGACGCCGCTGTTTCCGTTCGGCCACGGCCTGTCTTACACCAGCTTCCGGCACGGCGACCTGTCTGTACAGGCCGACAAGGGCAGCATCACCGCCGTCTTCACGGTCGCCAACACCGGCGCCCGCGCGGGCGCGGCAGTGCCGCAACTCTACGTCGCCCGCCCCGGCAAGGGTGGCTTCGTCACGCGACTGGCCGGATTCGATCGCGTCGATCTCGCCCCGGCGGCCCGTGAGCGGATAGAGGTGCGGATCGATCCCCGGCTGCTGGCGCGGTACGACGCGACCGCCCGCCTGTGGCGGATCGCCGCTGGCACCTACGAGGTCCGTCTGGCGAACGACGCGGCTGATCCCGGCATTAAAGCGACGCTTGAGCTCCCCGCGGCGACCTTTGGGCCTTGAGCATGTGCTCGGCTCGCTTTCACACGGCCGCTTCCTAATTCATCACTCCGATCATCGCAGTTCGCGCTCGATGACTGACCAAATGATACAAAACCGTGAAGACCATTTTCTCGCTCGCCGCGCTCACGCTGGCCATGAGCGGCCTGTCCGCTTGCTCGACGCTGAAGGGCGCGGGGCTGGGCGCGGCGGGGGGCGCCGGCGTCGCAGCGGCCACCGACGGTGACGTGAAGAAGGGCGTGACCGTGGGTGGAGCCGGGGGTGCCGTCGTCGGCACAGTAGTGGATTGAGGCCTCACCGGCCGAGAGGCGCGCTCCGCTTCTCGTGCTATCTGTTACCTTATCCCGGAAACTCTCGTGCTTTCAGTTTCCCTATGGGTTGTCTGGCACCCTGCAGAGCGAAGCAGGAGGATACGGTAACTGATAGCACGTGCTGTTTTAGGCTTCGATCCGACGTTCGGCTGATTCGATCGGTCTTGTGCTTTCAGTTACCCGATGTCTGAGCATTGTCCGCAGGCACGCCTGACCGAGCGGGAGCCGCTACATGAACCCCTTGCCGGCGTGATCACGGTAGCGTTCTGTGTCCCGCACATATTCCGCCACCATGTCGATCGACGCGTGCCGACTGTGCTGGCGCATCTTAAACAGGTTCGCATTCTGTCGCCCGGCCTCGGTCAGGAATCCGGCACGCAAGGAATGGCCCGCGAAAAGCTCCGGCGGGTAGCCGGCTGTGGCCGCGGCCGCCTTGACCACTAGGGCCACGCCCTTAGTGCTCATTGCCTTGTCGGTGAGGCGACCCTGCGGGGTGAGTTTCCGGAATACTGGCCCGGATGTAATCCCTGCTTTCTCGATCCAGGTTTCATAGTGGCGCACCGGCTCGAGCCTCGGCCCGTCGAGTACCGCGACGCCCTGGCCCTCGCCGAACTGGTCGGTCTTCGACGACTTCACTTTGATGGTGAGCCCCTCGGGATCGCGCGTCACCCGCGCGACCGTGATCGCCACCAGCTCTGAGCGGCGGAACGCGCCGCCCATGCCGATCGCGAGCAGCGCGCGGTCGCGGTGTGCGCGCAGATCGTCGCCTCTGATGCTGCGGAGCATGTCGCGCAGAATGTCGCCATCGGCCGCGCGCTTCTTGTGGACCTCATCGTCCTTCTTGGTGCGGCGGATGCCTCCGACAACAAGTCCCAGGTCGCTCGCGCCCGGCTGCGATGTCGGCGGCTCTACCTTGGCCATCCGATGCGCGAACACGATCGCGGCAAGTCGGCGGTCGATCGTCGCCCGGGTCAGTGGCTTTGGCTCGCGCCGCATGCGAAGCTTGCCCGTCTTTGTGAACTGGTCAGCTGCAGGCGTGAAACCTGTAGTAGCCAGCTCGGTCAGGAACGCCGCGACCGTTGCCGGCGTCGCGGGCAGCGAGCGATAGCGTCGTTCTGAGCACCAGGCGAGGAACAGGTCCCAGTCCGACCGGTAGGATTGCAGCGTCGCTTCTGCGCGACCTCGACGCAGGAAATGGTCGACGCGCTCCTGATCGTCGGGCGCCAGATCCGGAAGATAGAGCTCTTGAGGTTCGACGCGATCGAGCACGGTAAGTGCACCACTGATGATTGCGTCGAGATCTGCCGGACGATCGAAGCTTGGCGCTAGGTCGTCCGCAGAGGTCACGACAGCCGATGTCGCGGTTCCGTCGTCGGTATGCGGAGGCTTCTCATCTGAGATCATGGTTGCTCGGCATCGCAAAGTGAGAGAGGCTAGCTCGGGACATCACCCGAAGTCGCTTAGACCCGACATACGTAGCCGACCCAGCTGTCGGCATTCTTGGGACCGGGGACGATCTTCGCTTCTTGGTTGTGATCTCAAAAGGTGCATCTGTTTTAAAACAGTGGATATCACACACTCACACCCTGCCGCAGTTGCAAGGCGCCGTCACCGCCCGCGAGGCGAGGAAGCTTCTGCTCCGTCCCGCAAACGATCGATTTTGAAGCGCGACCATGTGAGAACGTCTAGCAGGCTGCCGCAGCTTATCAAAACGCTTTCTCACATGGTCCGTGTCATGTTAGCTGCGCGAGATGGGTTTTGAGACGGATCTATGCTGATCGGCTACGCGCGGGTGTCGACGCCCGAACAAGCTCTGACGATGCAGGCCGACGCGCTACACAAGGCGGGGTGTCAGCGGATCTTTTCCGATAAGGCGAGCGGAGCCAAGGCCAATCTGGGGGGCTTGGCCGACGCCTTATCTCACGCACGGGCTGGCGACGTAATCGTGGTATGGAAGCTCGACCGGCTTGGTCGAACAATGAAAGGCCTTGTCGACCTCGCTGCACAATTGGCCGACCGCGGCATCGGGTTCTGCTCGCTGACGGATGGCATTGATACGGCGGGTACTGCCGGGAAGCTCGTCTTTCACATCATGGCGGCCATGGCGGAGATGGAACGCGATCTGAACCGGGAGCGCACGACGGCCGCGCTGGATGTGGCTCGACGGCAGGGAAGGGTGGGCGGCCGAAAGACGGTAATGACGCCCAAAAAGCTGGAGGCGGCTCGCACCCTTCTGGCGTCTGGGGTGAAGCGGCGCGAGGTTGCCTCGATGATCGGTGTGTCGATCCCGACCATCTACCGCCATTTTCCGGCGCCGATGGAAGATGCAATCAACGCGGAAGGGAAATAGCGTCAGTCGGGTTCAAAAGCCGTCAGGATGGGGCAGGGGCCTTCCGAGCCGGCCCCGCACTCGCGGGCGAGCCGGTGTAGCGAGCTCCGCACCCGCTTCAGCTCATCGATCTTCGCATCTAGCGCTGCGACCCTTTTATTGGCGAGTTCCCGCGCCCGCACACGATCGTCGGTGGCGTCGAGCTCGAGCAGCTCGCCAATCTCCTCGAGCGTGAAGCCGGCGCCTTGTGCCGACCGGATAAAGCGCAGCCGGCGAACATCCTCCGAACCATAGCGGCGGATACCGCCTCCGGACCCGGAGTTGTTCGGCCTGTCGGGTGTCTCGAGAAGACGGCGGCGCTGGTAGTAGCGGATCGTTTCCACCCCCACGTCACCCTCGCGTGCAAGCCCCGCAATGGTCATGCCGGTCATTTCTTGACTCCGTACTATGGTACGGATCCCATATAGGTCGGCACATAGGCCGGAGAAGACAAATGGCGACGTTGGCGCCCAAGAGGGCGACGATCTATCGGATGGTAATGCCGACCCACACCTGTCCCTACGGGATCAAGGCGACGGATCTTCTGCGTCGGCAAGGTTACGAGGTGGAGGACCATTGGCTGCGCACGCGGGAGGAAACGGACGCGTTCAAAGCCGAGCATGGAGTCAAGACGACACCTCAAACCTTTATTGGAGGTAAGCGGGTCGGGGGCTACGACGATCTGCGCCGCTTTTTTGGCAAGGCGGCCCGCGACTCCCAGGCCGTCACTTATCGGCCGGTGATTGCGGTGTTCGCCATGACGGCGCTGATGGCGCTAGCCGCCAGCTATGCCGTGCTCGGCACACCCTTCACGGTGCGCGCGGGTGAATGGTTCATTGCCTTCTCGATGTGCGTGCTCGCCATGCTCAAGCTCCAAAATGTGGAGAGCTTTTCGAGTATGTTCCTCAACTATGATCTGCTCGCCAGCCGGTGGGTGCCCTATTCCTACATCTACCCCTACGCGGAAGGGGCAGCGGGCGTGCTGATGGCGGCAGGCGTACTGACCTGGCTGTCGGTGCCGATCGCGCTCGTCATTGGAACGATCGGAGCGGTTTCGGTCGTCAAGGCGGCTTACGTAGACAAACGTGAACTCAAATGCGCCTGCGTAGGTGGAGACAGCAATGTGCCTCTTGGCTTCCTGTCGCTGACGGAAAATGTGACGATGGTAGCGATGGCCTTGTGGATGATCGTGGCGCCTGCTGCACTCGCAGCGGCTCATTGAGCCGTTAACTTCGGGCGGAGAGGCTGTGACCTGCTCCCCGGAAATCATGCCATTGGTAAGTTAGCTCGTCAGATGGAGACGAGTGATGCGGCGAGGCCGATTTACCGAGGATCAGATCATTGGCGTGCTGCGCGAGCATGAGGCCGGCGTGAAGACCGCCGAGCTGTGCCGGAAGCATGGGATCAGTGACGCGACGTTCTACAACTGGAAGGCGAAGTACGGCGGGATGACCGTGTCGGAGGCGGCGCGGTTGCGGGCGCTCGAGGACGAGAACCGCCGGCTGAAGAAGCTGCTGGCGGAGTCGATGCTCGACGTGTCGGCGCTGAAGGATCTGCTGAGAAAAAACTGACCCGGTCTGGAGATCGCTACGCTGCGGTGGAGAAGCTGATGGCCGACCACAGCTTCTCCAAGCGTCGCGCCTGCAGGCTGATCGGGGTGAACCGGTCGGCGTGGCAATATGAGCCGCTTCGCGGGAAGGACGATGCTGTCCGCGAGCGGATGCGCGAGATCGCGAACGAACGTCGTCGCTTCGGCTATCGACGGCTGGCGATCCTGCTCAAGCGGGAGGGCAAGGGCATGAACCTGAAGAAGGTGTATCGGCTCTATCGCGAGGAGCGACTAACGGTGCGCAAGCGTGGCGGTCGCAAGCGCGCGCTGGGCACGCGGGCGCCGATGGCGCTCCCGCAAGAACCCAACCAGCGCTGGTCGCTCGACTTCGTATCGGACTCGTTGGCCTGCGGCCGGCGGTTCCGCATGCTCAACGTCATCGACGACTACAGCCGGGAATGCCTGGGATGCATCGTCGACACCTCGCTGTCGGGTCGGCGGGTTGTTCGCGAGCTGAGCGCCATCGCCGAGCGTCGTGGACTGCCGTGCATGGTGGTCAGCGACAACGGCACCGAGCTGACCAGTCATGCCGTCCTCGCCTGGTGTCAGGACACCGGAGTCGAGTGGCACTACATTGCCCCGGGGAAGCCGCAGCAGAATGGCTTTGTGGAATCGTTCAATGGTCGCTTGCGCGACGAGTGTTTGAACGAACACCTGTTCCCCTCGCTGGCTGCGGCGAGACGGATCATCGAGGCATGGCGGACGGACTACAACACCGTGCGTCCGCACAGCAGTCTTGGCGGGATGGCACCCGCCGAGTTTACGAACAGCCCCCGCCAGGGGCATATGGACACCAAAGCTAAGTTATCAGCGGCCTGAAAACGGGGAGCAGGTCAGCTGCCGGAGAGCGTGAAACCGGATTGGCCCATACTCAGCAGACTATCTATCGACTTCGGTAGTATCAACGCGGTTGGTCGGAGTTCCTTGTCTTGCGGGTGATCCTGCTTACCAATCCGAATAGTCCGGGATGATTCGCCTTATGATAGGATGATCCGACACCCAGCGCGGCGGTAAGCCGACGGTGCGCCTCTCCCAGGGCGTGATAGGGTAGACTTGGAAGAAGGTGGTGGAGCGCGTGGTAGCGTAAGCCAACAGGGGCCCAAAGCATCGGCAGCAACGTGGGTGGCGGCACGTTGACTGAATCAAGGTACTGCGCGGTAAGGCTCATTGCCTCCCCCTCATTCTCCCAAAGGTGAGCAGTGAGCGTGCGAACTTGGTTCAAGAGCGCGATGCTTGAGCCAATGATTAGTCCGACGATAAAACCGTGCAACGAGATGGTGCCGTATGCCACCATAGCCAACAGCATGATCGCCCAAACGCTCGCTGCTGCCTCGAGCTGCATAAAGAGCTTGCGAGCGTCACCCGTAGGCATGCGCCGGCGGAAAGACGGGTTGATCGTGAGGGACGAGTATCGCTCGATGGCTACTAGTCTAAGCCGTTTGGAGAGCAATGAAAGTGGCGTCAACACCGCAAATCGTAGGATAACCCCGACCGGGGCCATTGCGGAGACGAGTATGAACAATAGGAGTGTTGACGGCATCATCAGCGCAAGGGACAGATATTCTGGATCGTCCTTGGTTCCGTACCGCGACTTAGCATGATGGAGGTTGTGGATACCATCATACATGAAGGACGGCACCAGCATCGGTATTCCAACGACAATATTCCAGATCAATCGAAAACCTGGTAGAGCGGCATGCTTGATGTGGCTTACCTCATGGATAAACGAGAGAGCGCGGTAGAGCGCGAGCACCGAAACAATACCTGCGGCGATCACCACCGGCGTTGTCCTAGCGGACGCGGCGAACATCAACGCGCCATAGCCGATTACTGCAGCAGCGAGCATATCCACCCAGTAAATGATGGCGCGCGGCCGTTTCAGATCGTGGGTAAGCGCGGCTGCCGTTCGCAGCATTGTCTTTTCCTCGGCACAGCGGCGGGGAGTTTTTAGCTCGGTGCAGGAGGGGGCCGCGACGGAAAGACCGGACGCAAGCTGTACACGCACTCCCTCGACTGGGTCGTGGGTAACTACCTTACACATAGATCCCTCGATGTTGTTACCGGAAGCATGTCGCCCGCCGCGCGCTACGGCGTTGTCACCATGTGCGCACTCCTCGACCGGAACGCGCTCAACTACGGCCGGCGGCTTGGCCTCACGGCTGGCGAGCGTGTCGCGGTGCCGGGTGGCTAGAGCCATGCCCGGCCGCTTGATCCAGGTTGCCGAGGATGAGGTCTTCCTAGTAGTCACTGTCTTGATCGACATGCTCGATCTCGCCGCATTTCCAGTATCCGGATACATGAAGCGCGGATCGGTCGAAGCCGATGCGCCCAAACGCACACCGTAGCTCTCGTGCGGCGGTCGCCTCGCAAGCGACCCAAACCTGCGATGTGTCGGGGTTCACGGTCAGCGTCTTCGCATACTCAGCAAGCAGAACGCCAGGCTGCCGATCGCTGATAATCCAGCTAA
This window harbors:
- a CDS encoding TetR/AcrR family transcriptional regulator, encoding MDDRSTLAQADPKRRQGRPSEAERRVIDERLIDAAFEIFSAQGFEAARMDRVAAAAGITKMSLYRRFPGKGELLAAVIQRQAAQLHADIPVPPIAADPVADIKALMWAYRERIGAERMLALQRLALTALREDAVRRALADVRARYVAPVDMLVDAAKADGALPALPTEELREILFDLLVNDAASLPLHGYPSVDDQRRIFRQRWQVLEQGLLQDAATSS
- a CDS encoding MauE/DoxX family redox-associated membrane protein; amino-acid sequence: MATLAPKRATIYRMVMPTHTCPYGIKATDLLRRQGYEVEDHWLRTREETDAFKAEHGVKTTPQTFIGGKRVGGYDDLRRFFGKAARDSQAVTYRPVIAVFAMTALMALAASYAVLGTPFTVRAGEWFIAFSMCVLAMLKLQNVESFSSMFLNYDLLASRWVPYSYIYPYAEGAAGVLMAAGVLTWLSVPIALVIGTIGAVSVVKAAYVDKRELKCACVGGDSNVPLGFLSLTENVTMVAMALWMIVAPAALAAAH
- a CDS encoding fatty acid desaturase family protein, with protein sequence MLRTAAALTHDLKRPRAIIYWVDMLAAAVIGYGALMFAASARTTPVVIAAGIVSVLALYRALSFIHEVSHIKHAALPGFRLIWNIVVGIPMLVPSFMYDGIHNLHHAKSRYGTKDDPEYLSLALMMPSTLLLFILVSAMAPVGVILRFAVLTPLSLLSKRLRLVAIERYSSLTINPSFRRRMPTGDARKLFMQLEAAASVWAIMLLAMVAYGTISLHGFIVGLIIGSSIALLNQVRTLTAHLWENEGEAMSLTAQYLDSVNVPPPTLLPMLWAPVGLRYHALHHLLPSLPYHALGEAHRRLTAALGVGSSYHKANHPGLFGLVSRITRKTRNSDQPR
- a CDS encoding IS3 family transposase (programmed frameshift) is translated as MRRGRFTEDQIIGVLREHEAGVKTAELCRKHGISDATFYNWKAKYGGMTVSEAARLRALEDENRRLKKLLAESMLDVSALKDLLKKKLTRSGDRYAAVEKLMADHSFSKRRACRLIGVNRSAWQYEPLRGKDDAVRERMREIANERRRFGYRRLAILLKREGKGMNLKKVYRLYREERLTVRKRGGRKRALGTRAPMALPQEPNQRWSLDFVSDSLACGRRFRMLNVIDDYSRECLGCIVDTSLSGRRVVRELSAIAERRGLPCMVVSDNGTELTSHAVLAWCQDTGVEWHYIAPGKPQQNGFVESFNGRLRDECLNEHLFPSLAAARRIIEAWRTDYNTVRPHSSLGGMAPAEFTNSPRQGHMDTKAKLSAA
- a CDS encoding MerR family DNA-binding protein — translated: MTGMTIAGLAREGDVGVETIRYYQRRRLLETPDRPNNSGSGGGIRRYGSEDVRRLRFIRSAQGAGFTLEEIGELLELDATDDRVRARELANKRVAALDAKIDELKRVRSSLHRLARECGAGSEGPCPILTAFEPD
- a CDS encoding recombinase family protein; the protein is MLIGYARVSTPEQALTMQADALHKAGCQRIFSDKASGAKANLGGLADALSHARAGDVIVVWKLDRLGRTMKGLVDLAAQLADRGIGFCSLTDGIDTAGTAGKLVFHIMAAMAEMERDLNRERTTAALDVARRQGRVGGRKTVMTPKKLEAARTLLASGVKRREVASMIGVSIPTIYRHFPAPMEDAINAEGK
- a CDS encoding beta-glucosidase codes for the protein MTQDEKFAWISGPMAIPIGDTKKPEGALGSAAYYPAIPRLGIPAQQQSDASLGVGNLGGVRPGDNATALPSSLLLGAAFDPEGARETGALVGQEARAKGFTVQLAGGANLIREPRGGRNFEYVSEDPLLTGIIAGNSVAGIQSQGVVATVKHFAVNAQETGRVLVSSDLSPAAMHESDLLAFKIAIEIGQPGAVMPGYNLVNGHWASENAYLINTVLKGEWRYPGWVMSDWGAVHSTVKAALAGLDVQSGANLDPDPYFGAPLQAAVAAGKVPQTRIDDMVRRQLRSLYAVGVIDNPPQPGAPIDYMAHRLVAQRAAERGLVLLKNEGDALPLAKGAKRILVIGRRADVGVLAGGGSSAVTPVGSLETEGMSFMGTEMKKVYHPSSPLNAIRAEANAAQVDFLDGTDRSAAITAARKADIVVIFAEEWRSEGLDMQGLGLPDDQDALIDGVAGANAKTIVVLESGGPVAMPWLANVPAVIAAFYPGSGGGEAIAGVLFGRVNPSGHLPITFPASVAQLPHPDQRDPETTTSNPGLKPKGGVFHVDYDVEGSDVGYRWYARQGLTPLFPFGHGLSYTSFRHGDLSVQADKGSITAVFTVANTGARAGAAVPQLYVARPGKGGFVTRLAGFDRVDLAPAARERIEVRIDPRLLARYDATARLWRIAAGTYEVRLANDAADPGIKATLELPAATFGP
- a CDS encoding tyrosine-type recombinase/integrase, producing MISDEKPPHTDDGTATSAVVTSADDLAPSFDRPADLDAIISGALTVLDRVEPQELYLPDLAPDDQERVDHFLRRGRAEATLQSYRSDWDLFLAWCSERRYRSLPATPATVAAFLTELATTGFTPAADQFTKTGKLRMRREPKPLTRATIDRRLAAIVFAHRMAKVEPPTSQPGASDLGLVVGGIRRTKKDDEVHKKRAADGDILRDMLRSIRGDDLRAHRDRALLAIGMGGAFRRSELVAITVARVTRDPEGLTIKVKSSKTDQFGEGQGVAVLDGPRLEPVRHYETWIEKAGITSGPVFRKLTPQGRLTDKAMSTKGVALVVKAAAATAGYPPELFAGHSLRAGFLTEAGRQNANLFKMRQHSRHASIDMVAEYVRDTERYRDHAGKGFM